A genomic region of Bombus fervidus isolate BK054 chromosome 17, iyBomFerv1, whole genome shotgun sequence contains the following coding sequences:
- the LOC139996027 gene encoding uncharacterized protein isoform X8 — protein MWRYRTIALLALLALLCIDAQAAETRAKRNPHGFHDAAAESSFLKSLAGVGGLGGGLGGGFGGGFGGGFGGGGGGGGGGGGGGFGSGGGFGSGGGFGGSKGGPGCHTGGCAGSGSGAGSGAGGGAGGGAGGGGGGGLGGGLGSGLGGGLGSGLGGGLGGGAGGHGAGGHGGAGGRPGGGAGAYGGSAAGGGAGGYGGSGAGGGAGGYGGSGAGGGAGGYGGSGAGGGAGSHAGSSGVVKTGGYGGAGGGAGSGGYGGSGAGGGAGGRGSGAGGHGGAGAGGGAGGYGGAGAGGGAGGYGGAGAGGGAGGYGGAGAGGGAGGYGGLGGGTGAGGHGGAGSGAGGYGGSGAGGGAGAGGGAGGYGGAGAGGGAGGYGGLGGGAGAGGHGGAGAGGGAGGFGGAGAGGGASGHGGAGAGGGAGGYGGAGAGGGAGGYGGSGAGGGAGGYGGSGAGGGAGGYGSAGGKGGAGGYGGAGGLGGPGGFGGYKGAGATSSASANANANANANAFAAASASANAHALANSNAHASATANANAGAGLGGGYGGYDGYGGPGGPDGHGVDLFSRLGDIKEGVNKSGGVDKAKGVYSSSAANIDSTGKGSYKVSAGKIV, from the exons ATGTGGAGATATCGAACGATCGCGCTTCTTGCCTTACTGGCTCTTCTCTGCATTGACGCACAAG cTGCAGAGACCAGAGCGAAACGTAACCCTCACGGATTTCACGATGCAGCCGCTGAAAGCAGTTTCCTGAAATCTCTCGCTGGTGTGGGTGGATTAGGTGGTGGACTGGGTGGTGGATTTGGCGGAGGATTTGGCGGAGGTTTcggcggtggtggcggtggtggcggAGGTGGAGGTGGTGGCGGATTTGGCAGTGGTGGAGGATTCGGTTCTGGTGGTGGTTTTGGTGGTTCTAAGGGAGGACCTGGCTGCCATACCGGAGGTTGCGCTGGCAGTGGTAGTGGTGCCGGAAGTGGCGCAGGAGGTGGCGCAGGAGGTGGTGCCGGAGGTGGTGGCGGAGGTGGCCTAGGAGGTGGCCTAGGAAGCGGCCTAGGAGGTGGCCTAGGAAGCGGCCTAGGAGGTGGCCTAGGAGGTGGAGCTGGCGGGCACGGTGCAGGAGGGCACGGAGGAGCTGGTGGTCGACCTGGCGGTGGTGCCGGAGCATATGGTGGCTCCGCAGCTGGAG GTGGCGCTGGAGGATACGGAGGATCTGGCGCTGGGGGTGGCGCTGGAGGATACGGAGGATCTGGCGCTGGAGGTGGCGCTGGAGGATACGGAGGATCTGGCGCTGGAGGTGGCGCCGGGAGTCATGCGG GATCGAGTGGAGTAGTAAAAACTGGTGGATACGGAGGCGCAGGCGGCGGAGCTGGAAGTGGTGGTTACGGTGGTTCAGGTGCCGGAGGTGGTGCTGGCGGACGCGGTAGTGGAGCTGGAGGACATGGTGGTGCAGGCGCCGGTGGTGGAGCTGGGGGATATGGTGGTGCAGGCGCCGGTGGTGGAGCTGGAGGATATGGTGGTGCAGGCGCCGGTGGTGGAGCTGGAGGATATGGTGGTGCAGGTGCCGGTGGTGGAGCTGGAGGTTATGGTGGACTAGGCGGTGGTACTGGTGCTGGCGGACACGGTGGCGCCGGTAGTGGAGCTGGAGGTTACGGTGGTTCAGGTGCCGGAGGTGGTGCAGGTGCCGGTGGTGGAGCTGGAGGATATGGTGGTGCAGGCGCCGGTGGTGGAGCTGGAGGTTATGGTGGTCTAGGCGGTGGTGCTGGTGCTGGTGGACACGGTGGAGCAGGTGCCGGAGGTGGAGCTGGCGGATTTGGTGGAGCTGGTGCTGGAGGTGGAGCTAGTGGACACGGCGGCGCAGGTGCCGGTGGTGGAGCTGGAGGATATGGTGGCGCAGGCGCCGGTGGCGGAGCTGGCGGATACGGTGGATCAGGCGCCGGTGGCGGAGCTGGCGGATACGGTGGATCAGGTGCCGGAGGTGGAGCTGGTGGATATGGTAGCGCAGGTGGCAAAGGTGGAGCTGGTGGCTATGGTGGAGCAGGTGGTCTAGGCGGACCCGGTGGTTTTGGTGGTTACAAGGGAGCAGGCGCCACTTCCAGTGCCAGCGCAAACGCCAACGCCAACGCCAACGCGAATGCTTTTGCAGCTGCGAGTGCCAGCGCTAATGCACATGCTCTTGCTAATTCAAATGCGCATGCATCCGCTACTGCGAATGCAAACGCTGGTGCCGGTCTCGGAGGAGGATACGGCGGTTACGATGGTTACGGTGGTCCCGGTGGTCCCGATGGACATGGAGTCGA TCTTTTTTCCCGTCTTGGCGATATCAAGGAAGGAGTGAATAAGAGCGGAGGCGTGGATAAAGCCAAAGGTGTCTACAGCAGTAGCGCAGCCAACATCGATTCTACTGGAAAGGGATCGTACAAAGTATCGGCTGGAAAAATAGTCTAA
- the LOC139996027 gene encoding uncharacterized protein isoform X1, which yields MWRYRTIALLALLALLCIDAQAAETRAKRNPHGFHDAAAESSFLKSLAGVGGLGGGLGGGFGGGFGGGFGGGGGGGGGGGGGGFGSGGGFGSGGGFGGSKGGPGCHTGGCAGSGSGAGSGAGGGAGGGAGGGGGGGLGGGLGSGLGGGLGSGLGGGLGGGAGGHGAGGHGGAGGRPGGGAGAYGGSAAGGGAGGYGGSGAGGGAGGGAGSGGGAGSGAGGGAGGYGGSGAGGGAGGYGGSGAGGGAGGYGGSGAGGGAGSHAGSSGVVKTGGYGGAGGGAGSGGYGGSGAGGGAGGRGSGAGGHGGAGAGGGAGGYGGAGAGGGAGGYGGAGAGGGAGGYGGAGAGGGAGGYGGLGGGTGAGGHGGAGSGAGGYGGSGAGGGAGAGGGAGGYGGAGAGGGAGGYGGLGGGAGAGGHGGAGAGGGAGGFGGAGAGGGASGHGGAGAGGGAGGYGGAGAGGGAGGYGGSGAGGGAGGYGGSGAGGGAGGYGSAGGKGGAGGYGGAGGLGGPGGFGGYKGAGATSSASANANANANANAFAAASASANAHALANSNAHASATANANAGAGLGGGYGGYDGYGGPGGPDGHGVDLFSRLGDIKEGVNKSGGVDKAKGVYSSSAANIDSTGKGSYKVSAGKIV from the exons ATGTGGAGATATCGAACGATCGCGCTTCTTGCCTTACTGGCTCTTCTCTGCATTGACGCACAAG cTGCAGAGACCAGAGCGAAACGTAACCCTCACGGATTTCACGATGCAGCCGCTGAAAGCAGTTTCCTGAAATCTCTCGCTGGTGTGGGTGGATTAGGTGGTGGACTGGGTGGTGGATTTGGCGGAGGATTTGGCGGAGGTTTcggcggtggtggcggtggtggcggAGGTGGAGGTGGTGGCGGATTTGGCAGTGGTGGAGGATTCGGTTCTGGTGGTGGTTTTGGTGGTTCTAAGGGAGGACCTGGCTGCCATACCGGAGGTTGCGCTGGCAGTGGTAGTGGTGCCGGAAGTGGCGCAGGAGGTGGCGCAGGAGGTGGTGCCGGAGGTGGTGGCGGAGGTGGCCTAGGAGGTGGCCTAGGAAGCGGCCTAGGAGGTGGCCTAGGAAGCGGCCTAGGAGGTGGCCTAGGAGGTGGAGCTGGCGGGCACGGTGCAGGAGGGCACGGAGGAGCTGGTGGTCGACCTGGCGGTGGTGCCGGAGCATATGGTGGCTCCGCAGCTGGAGGTGGCGCTGGAGGATACGGTGGCTCCGGCGCTGGAGGTGGTGCTGGCGGTGGAGCTGGAAGTGGCGGCGGAGCTGGAAGTGGCGCTGGAGGTGGCGCTGGAGGATACGGAGGATCTGGCGCTGGGGGTGGCGCTGGAGGATACGGAGGATCTGGCGCTGGAGGTGGCGCTGGAGGATACGGAGGATCTGGCGCTGGAGGTGGCGCCGGGAGTCATGCGG GATCGAGTGGAGTAGTAAAAACTGGTGGATACGGAGGCGCAGGCGGCGGAGCTGGAAGTGGTGGTTACGGTGGTTCAGGTGCCGGAGGTGGTGCTGGCGGACGCGGTAGTGGAGCTGGAGGACATGGTGGTGCAGGCGCCGGTGGTGGAGCTGGGGGATATGGTGGTGCAGGCGCCGGTGGTGGAGCTGGAGGATATGGTGGTGCAGGCGCCGGTGGTGGAGCTGGAGGATATGGTGGTGCAGGTGCCGGTGGTGGAGCTGGAGGTTATGGTGGACTAGGCGGTGGTACTGGTGCTGGCGGACACGGTGGCGCCGGTAGTGGAGCTGGAGGTTACGGTGGTTCAGGTGCCGGAGGTGGTGCAGGTGCCGGTGGTGGAGCTGGAGGATATGGTGGTGCAGGCGCCGGTGGTGGAGCTGGAGGTTATGGTGGTCTAGGCGGTGGTGCTGGTGCTGGTGGACACGGTGGAGCAGGTGCCGGAGGTGGAGCTGGCGGATTTGGTGGAGCTGGTGCTGGAGGTGGAGCTAGTGGACACGGCGGCGCAGGTGCCGGTGGTGGAGCTGGAGGATATGGTGGCGCAGGCGCCGGTGGCGGAGCTGGCGGATACGGTGGATCAGGCGCCGGTGGCGGAGCTGGCGGATACGGTGGATCAGGTGCCGGAGGTGGAGCTGGTGGATATGGTAGCGCAGGTGGCAAAGGTGGAGCTGGTGGCTATGGTGGAGCAGGTGGTCTAGGCGGACCCGGTGGTTTTGGTGGTTACAAGGGAGCAGGCGCCACTTCCAGTGCCAGCGCAAACGCCAACGCCAACGCCAACGCGAATGCTTTTGCAGCTGCGAGTGCCAGCGCTAATGCACATGCTCTTGCTAATTCAAATGCGCATGCATCCGCTACTGCGAATGCAAACGCTGGTGCCGGTCTCGGAGGAGGATACGGCGGTTACGATGGTTACGGTGGTCCCGGTGGTCCCGATGGACATGGAGTCGA TCTTTTTTCCCGTCTTGGCGATATCAAGGAAGGAGTGAATAAGAGCGGAGGCGTGGATAAAGCCAAAGGTGTCTACAGCAGTAGCGCAGCCAACATCGATTCTACTGGAAAGGGATCGTACAAAGTATCGGCTGGAAAAATAGTCTAA
- the LOC139996027 gene encoding uncharacterized protein isoform X7, with amino-acid sequence MWRYRTIALLALLALLCIDAQAAETRAKRNPHGFHDAAAESSFLKSLAGVGGLGGGLGGGFGGGFGGGFGGGGGGGGGGGGGGFGSGGGFGSGGGFGGSKGGPGCHTGGCAGSGSGAGSGAGGGAGGGAGGGGGGGLGGGLGSGLGGGLGSGLGGGLGGGAGGHGAGGHGGAGGRPGGGAGAYGGSAAGGGAGGYGGSGAGGGAGGGAGSGGGAGSGAGGGAGGYGGSGAGGGAGGYGGSGAGGGAGGYGGSGAGGGAGSHAGSSGVVKTGGYGGAGGGAGSGGYGGSGAGGGAGGRGSGAGGHGGAGAGGGAGGYGGAGAGGGAGGYGGAGAGGGAGGYGGAGAGGGAGGYGGLGGGTGAGGHGGAGSGAGGYGGAGAGGGAGGYGGLGGGAGAGGHGGAGAGGGAGGFGGAGAGGGASGHGGAGAGGGAGGYGGAGAGGGAGGYGGSGAGGGAGGYGGSGAGGGAGGYGSAGGKGGAGGYGGAGGLGGPGGFGGYKGAGATSSASANANANANANAFAAASASANAHALANSNAHASATANANAGAGLGGGYGGYDGYGGPGGPDGHGVDLFSRLGDIKEGVNKSGGVDKAKGVYSSSAANIDSTGKGSYKVSAGKIV; translated from the exons ATGTGGAGATATCGAACGATCGCGCTTCTTGCCTTACTGGCTCTTCTCTGCATTGACGCACAAG cTGCAGAGACCAGAGCGAAACGTAACCCTCACGGATTTCACGATGCAGCCGCTGAAAGCAGTTTCCTGAAATCTCTCGCTGGTGTGGGTGGATTAGGTGGTGGACTGGGTGGTGGATTTGGCGGAGGATTTGGCGGAGGTTTcggcggtggtggcggtggtggcggAGGTGGAGGTGGTGGCGGATTTGGCAGTGGTGGAGGATTCGGTTCTGGTGGTGGTTTTGGTGGTTCTAAGGGAGGACCTGGCTGCCATACCGGAGGTTGCGCTGGCAGTGGTAGTGGTGCCGGAAGTGGCGCAGGAGGTGGCGCAGGAGGTGGTGCCGGAGGTGGTGGCGGAGGTGGCCTAGGAGGTGGCCTAGGAAGCGGCCTAGGAGGTGGCCTAGGAAGCGGCCTAGGAGGTGGCCTAGGAGGTGGAGCTGGCGGGCACGGTGCAGGAGGGCACGGAGGAGCTGGTGGTCGACCTGGCGGTGGTGCCGGAGCATATGGTGGCTCCGCAGCTGGAGGTGGCGCTGGAGGATACGGTGGCTCCGGCGCTGGAGGTGGTGCTGGCGGTGGAGCTGGAAGTGGCGGCGGAGCTGGAAGTGGCGCTGGAGGTGGCGCTGGAGGATACGGAGGATCTGGCGCTGGGGGTGGCGCTGGAGGATACGGAGGATCTGGCGCTGGAGGTGGCGCTGGAGGATACGGAGGATCTGGCGCTGGAGGTGGCGCCGGGAGTCATGCGG GATCGAGTGGAGTAGTAAAAACTGGTGGATACGGAGGCGCAGGCGGCGGAGCTGGAAGTGGTGGTTACGGTGGTTCAGGTGCCGGAGGTGGTGCTGGCGGACGCGGTAGTGGAGCTGGAGGACATGGTGGTGCAGGCGCCGGTGGTGGAGCTGGGGGATATGGTGGTGCAGGCGCCGGTGGTGGAGCTGGAGGATATGGTGGTGCAGGCGCCGGTGGTGGAGCTGGAGGATATGGTGGTGCAGGTGCCGGTGGTGGAGCTGGAGGTTATGGTGGACTAGGCGGTGGTACTGGTGCTGGCGGACACGGTGGCGCCGGTAGTGGAGCTGGAG GATATGGTGGTGCAGGCGCCGGTGGTGGAGCTGGAGGTTATGGTGGTCTAGGCGGTGGTGCTGGTGCTGGTGGACACGGTGGAGCAGGTGCCGGAGGTGGAGCTGGCGGATTTGGTGGAGCTGGTGCTGGAGGTGGAGCTAGTGGACACGGCGGCGCAGGTGCCGGTGGTGGAGCTGGAGGATATGGTGGCGCAGGCGCCGGTGGCGGAGCTGGCGGATACGGTGGATCAGGCGCCGGTGGCGGAGCTGGCGGATACGGTGGATCAGGTGCCGGAGGTGGAGCTGGTGGATATGGTAGCGCAGGTGGCAAAGGTGGAGCTGGTGGCTATGGTGGAGCAGGTGGTCTAGGCGGACCCGGTGGTTTTGGTGGTTACAAGGGAGCAGGCGCCACTTCCAGTGCCAGCGCAAACGCCAACGCCAACGCCAACGCGAATGCTTTTGCAGCTGCGAGTGCCAGCGCTAATGCACATGCTCTTGCTAATTCAAATGCGCATGCATCCGCTACTGCGAATGCAAACGCTGGTGCCGGTCTCGGAGGAGGATACGGCGGTTACGATGGTTACGGTGGTCCCGGTGGTCCCGATGGACATGGAGTCGA TCTTTTTTCCCGTCTTGGCGATATCAAGGAAGGAGTGAATAAGAGCGGAGGCGTGGATAAAGCCAAAGGTGTCTACAGCAGTAGCGCAGCCAACATCGATTCTACTGGAAAGGGATCGTACAAAGTATCGGCTGGAAAAATAGTCTAA
- the LOC139996027 gene encoding uncharacterized protein isoform X11 gives MWRYRTIALLALLALLCIDAQAAETRAKRNPHGFHDAAAESSFLKSLAGVGGLGGGLGGGFGGGFGGGFGGGGGGGGGGGGGGFGSGGGFGSGGGFGGSKGGPGCHTGGCAGSGSGAGSGAGGGAGGGAGGGGGGGLGGGLGSGLGGGLGSGLGGGLGGGAGGHGAGGHGGAGGRPGGGAGAYGGSAAGGGAGGYGGSGAGGGAGGGAGSGGGAGSGAGGGAGGYGGSGAGGGAGGYGGSGAGGGAGGYGGSGAGGGAGSHAGSSGVVKTGGYGGAGGGAGSGGYGGSGAGGGAGGRGSGAGGHGGAGAGGGAGGYGGAGAGGGAGGYGGAGAGGGAGGYGGAGAGGGAGGYGGLGGGTGAGGHGGAGSGAGGYGGSGAGGGAGAGGGAGGYGGAGAGGGAGGYGGSGAGGGAGGYGGSGAGGGAGGYGSAGGKGGAGGYGGAGGLGGPGGFGGYKGAGATSSASANANANANANAFAAASASANAHALANSNAHASATANANAGAGLGGGYGGYDGYGGPGGPDGHGVDLFSRLGDIKEGVNKSGGVDKAKGVYSSSAANIDSTGKGSYKVSAGKIV, from the exons ATGTGGAGATATCGAACGATCGCGCTTCTTGCCTTACTGGCTCTTCTCTGCATTGACGCACAAG cTGCAGAGACCAGAGCGAAACGTAACCCTCACGGATTTCACGATGCAGCCGCTGAAAGCAGTTTCCTGAAATCTCTCGCTGGTGTGGGTGGATTAGGTGGTGGACTGGGTGGTGGATTTGGCGGAGGATTTGGCGGAGGTTTcggcggtggtggcggtggtggcggAGGTGGAGGTGGTGGCGGATTTGGCAGTGGTGGAGGATTCGGTTCTGGTGGTGGTTTTGGTGGTTCTAAGGGAGGACCTGGCTGCCATACCGGAGGTTGCGCTGGCAGTGGTAGTGGTGCCGGAAGTGGCGCAGGAGGTGGCGCAGGAGGTGGTGCCGGAGGTGGTGGCGGAGGTGGCCTAGGAGGTGGCCTAGGAAGCGGCCTAGGAGGTGGCCTAGGAAGCGGCCTAGGAGGTGGCCTAGGAGGTGGAGCTGGCGGGCACGGTGCAGGAGGGCACGGAGGAGCTGGTGGTCGACCTGGCGGTGGTGCCGGAGCATATGGTGGCTCCGCAGCTGGAGGTGGCGCTGGAGGATACGGTGGCTCCGGCGCTGGAGGTGGTGCTGGCGGTGGAGCTGGAAGTGGCGGCGGAGCTGGAAGTGGCGCTGGAGGTGGCGCTGGAGGATACGGAGGATCTGGCGCTGGGGGTGGCGCTGGAGGATACGGAGGATCTGGCGCTGGAGGTGGCGCTGGAGGATACGGAGGATCTGGCGCTGGAGGTGGCGCCGGGAGTCATGCGG GATCGAGTGGAGTAGTAAAAACTGGTGGATACGGAGGCGCAGGCGGCGGAGCTGGAAGTGGTGGTTACGGTGGTTCAGGTGCCGGAGGTGGTGCTGGCGGACGCGGTAGTGGAGCTGGAGGACATGGTGGTGCAGGCGCCGGTGGTGGAGCTGGGGGATATGGTGGTGCAGGCGCCGGTGGTGGAGCTGGAGGATATGGTGGTGCAGGCGCCGGTGGTGGAGCTGGAGGATATGGTGGTGCAGGTGCCGGTGGTGGAGCTGGAGGTTATGGTGGACTAGGCGGTGGTACTGGTGCTGGCGGACACGGTGGCGCCGGTAGTGGAGCTGGAGGTTACGGTGGTTCAGGTGCCGGAGGTGGTGCAG GTGCCGGTGGTGGAGCTGGAGGATATGGTGGCGCAGGCGCCGGTGGCGGAGCTGGCGGATACGGTGGATCAGGCGCCGGTGGCGGAGCTGGCGGATACGGTGGATCAGGTGCCGGAGGTGGAGCTGGTGGATATGGTAGCGCAGGTGGCAAAGGTGGAGCTGGTGGCTATGGTGGAGCAGGTGGTCTAGGCGGACCCGGTGGTTTTGGTGGTTACAAGGGAGCAGGCGCCACTTCCAGTGCCAGCGCAAACGCCAACGCCAACGCCAACGCGAATGCTTTTGCAGCTGCGAGTGCCAGCGCTAATGCACATGCTCTTGCTAATTCAAATGCGCATGCATCCGCTACTGCGAATGCAAACGCTGGTGCCGGTCTCGGAGGAGGATACGGCGGTTACGATGGTTACGGTGGTCCCGGTGGTCCCGATGGACATGGAGTCGA TCTTTTTTCCCGTCTTGGCGATATCAAGGAAGGAGTGAATAAGAGCGGAGGCGTGGATAAAGCCAAAGGTGTCTACAGCAGTAGCGCAGCCAACATCGATTCTACTGGAAAGGGATCGTACAAAGTATCGGCTGGAAAAATAGTCTAA
- the LOC139996027 gene encoding uncharacterized protein isoform X5 — protein sequence MWRYRTIALLALLALLCIDAQAAETRAKRNPHGFHDAAAESSFLKSLAGVGGLGGGLGGGFGGGFGGGFGGGGGGGGGGGGGGFGSGGGFGSGGGFGGSKGGPGCHTGGCAGSGSGAGSGAGGGAGGGAGGGGGGGLGGGLGSGLGGGLGSGLGGGLGGGAGGHGAGGHGGAGGRPGGGAGAYGGSAAGGGAGGYGGSGAGGGAGGGAGSGGGAGSGAGGGAGGYGGSGAGGGAGGYGGSGAGGGAGGYGGSGAGGGAGSHAGSSGVVKTGGYGGAGGGAGSGGYGGSGAGGGAGGRGSGAGGHGGAGAGGGAGGYGGAGAGGGAGGYGGAGAGGGAGGYGGAGAGGGAGGYGGLGGGTGAGGHGGAGAGGGAGGYGGAGAGGGAGGYGGLGGGAGAGGHGGAGAGGGAGGFGGAGAGGGASGHGGAGAGGGAGGYGGAGAGGGAGGYGGSGAGGGAGGYGGSGAGGGAGGYGSAGGKGGAGGYGGAGGLGGPGGFGGYKGAGATSSASANANANANANAFAAASASANAHALANSNAHASATANANAGAGLGGGYGGYDGYGGPGGPDGHGVDLFSRLGDIKEGVNKSGGVDKAKGVYSSSAANIDSTGKGSYKVSAGKIV from the exons ATGTGGAGATATCGAACGATCGCGCTTCTTGCCTTACTGGCTCTTCTCTGCATTGACGCACAAG cTGCAGAGACCAGAGCGAAACGTAACCCTCACGGATTTCACGATGCAGCCGCTGAAAGCAGTTTCCTGAAATCTCTCGCTGGTGTGGGTGGATTAGGTGGTGGACTGGGTGGTGGATTTGGCGGAGGATTTGGCGGAGGTTTcggcggtggtggcggtggtggcggAGGTGGAGGTGGTGGCGGATTTGGCAGTGGTGGAGGATTCGGTTCTGGTGGTGGTTTTGGTGGTTCTAAGGGAGGACCTGGCTGCCATACCGGAGGTTGCGCTGGCAGTGGTAGTGGTGCCGGAAGTGGCGCAGGAGGTGGCGCAGGAGGTGGTGCCGGAGGTGGTGGCGGAGGTGGCCTAGGAGGTGGCCTAGGAAGCGGCCTAGGAGGTGGCCTAGGAAGCGGCCTAGGAGGTGGCCTAGGAGGTGGAGCTGGCGGGCACGGTGCAGGAGGGCACGGAGGAGCTGGTGGTCGACCTGGCGGTGGTGCCGGAGCATATGGTGGCTCCGCAGCTGGAGGTGGCGCTGGAGGATACGGTGGCTCCGGCGCTGGAGGTGGTGCTGGCGGTGGAGCTGGAAGTGGCGGCGGAGCTGGAAGTGGCGCTGGAGGTGGCGCTGGAGGATACGGAGGATCTGGCGCTGGGGGTGGCGCTGGAGGATACGGAGGATCTGGCGCTGGAGGTGGCGCTGGAGGATACGGAGGATCTGGCGCTGGAGGTGGCGCCGGGAGTCATGCGG GATCGAGTGGAGTAGTAAAAACTGGTGGATACGGAGGCGCAGGCGGCGGAGCTGGAAGTGGTGGTTACGGTGGTTCAGGTGCCGGAGGTGGTGCTGGCGGACGCGGTAGTGGAGCTGGAGGACATGGTGGTGCAGGCGCCGGTGGTGGAGCTGGGGGATATGGTGGTGCAGGCGCCGGTGGTGGAGCTGGAGGATATGGTGGTGCAGGCGCCGGTGGTGGAGCTGGAGGATATGGTGGTGCAGGTGCCGGTGGTGGAGCTGGAGGTTATGGTGGACTAGGCGGTGGTACTGGTGCTGGCGGACACG GTGGTGCAGGTGCCGGTGGTGGAGCTGGAGGATATGGTGGTGCAGGCGCCGGTGGTGGAGCTGGAGGTTATGGTGGTCTAGGCGGTGGTGCTGGTGCTGGTGGACACGGTGGAGCAGGTGCCGGAGGTGGAGCTGGCGGATTTGGTGGAGCTGGTGCTGGAGGTGGAGCTAGTGGACACGGCGGCGCAGGTGCCGGTGGTGGAGCTGGAGGATATGGTGGCGCAGGCGCCGGTGGCGGAGCTGGCGGATACGGTGGATCAGGCGCCGGTGGCGGAGCTGGCGGATACGGTGGATCAGGTGCCGGAGGTGGAGCTGGTGGATATGGTAGCGCAGGTGGCAAAGGTGGAGCTGGTGGCTATGGTGGAGCAGGTGGTCTAGGCGGACCCGGTGGTTTTGGTGGTTACAAGGGAGCAGGCGCCACTTCCAGTGCCAGCGCAAACGCCAACGCCAACGCCAACGCGAATGCTTTTGCAGCTGCGAGTGCCAGCGCTAATGCACATGCTCTTGCTAATTCAAATGCGCATGCATCCGCTACTGCGAATGCAAACGCTGGTGCCGGTCTCGGAGGAGGATACGGCGGTTACGATGGTTACGGTGGTCCCGGTGGTCCCGATGGACATGGAGTCGA TCTTTTTTCCCGTCTTGGCGATATCAAGGAAGGAGTGAATAAGAGCGGAGGCGTGGATAAAGCCAAAGGTGTCTACAGCAGTAGCGCAGCCAACATCGATTCTACTGGAAAGGGATCGTACAAAGTATCGGCTGGAAAAATAGTCTAA
- the LOC139996027 gene encoding uncharacterized protein isoform X12 has protein sequence MWRYRTIALLALLALLCIDAQAAETRAKRNPHGFHDAAAESSFLKSLAGVGGLGGGLGGGFGGGFGGGFGGGGGGGGGGGGGGFGSGGGFGSGGGFGGSKGGPGCHTGGCAGSGSGAGSGAGGGAGGGAGGGGGGGLGGGLGSGLGGGLGSGLGGGLGGGAGGHGAGGHGGAGGRPGGGAGAYGGSAAGGGAGGYGGSGAGGGAGGGAGSGGGAGSGAGGGAGGYGGSGAGGGAGGYGGSGAGGGAGGYGGSGAGGGAGSHAGSSGVVKTGGYGGAGGGAGSGGYGGSGAGGGAGGRGSGAGGHGGAGAGGGAGGYGGAGAGGGAGGYGGLGGGAGAGGHGGAGAGGGAGGFGGAGAGGGASGHGGAGAGGGAGGYGGAGAGGGAGGYGGSGAGGGAGGYGGSGAGGGAGGYGSAGGKGGAGGYGGAGGLGGPGGFGGYKGAGATSSASANANANANANAFAAASASANAHALANSNAHASATANANAGAGLGGGYGGYDGYGGPGGPDGHGVDLFSRLGDIKEGVNKSGGVDKAKGVYSSSAANIDSTGKGSYKVSAGKIV, from the exons ATGTGGAGATATCGAACGATCGCGCTTCTTGCCTTACTGGCTCTTCTCTGCATTGACGCACAAG cTGCAGAGACCAGAGCGAAACGTAACCCTCACGGATTTCACGATGCAGCCGCTGAAAGCAGTTTCCTGAAATCTCTCGCTGGTGTGGGTGGATTAGGTGGTGGACTGGGTGGTGGATTTGGCGGAGGATTTGGCGGAGGTTTcggcggtggtggcggtggtggcggAGGTGGAGGTGGTGGCGGATTTGGCAGTGGTGGAGGATTCGGTTCTGGTGGTGGTTTTGGTGGTTCTAAGGGAGGACCTGGCTGCCATACCGGAGGTTGCGCTGGCAGTGGTAGTGGTGCCGGAAGTGGCGCAGGAGGTGGCGCAGGAGGTGGTGCCGGAGGTGGTGGCGGAGGTGGCCTAGGAGGTGGCCTAGGAAGCGGCCTAGGAGGTGGCCTAGGAAGCGGCCTAGGAGGTGGCCTAGGAGGTGGAGCTGGCGGGCACGGTGCAGGAGGGCACGGAGGAGCTGGTGGTCGACCTGGCGGTGGTGCCGGAGCATATGGTGGCTCCGCAGCTGGAGGTGGCGCTGGAGGATACGGTGGCTCCGGCGCTGGAGGTGGTGCTGGCGGTGGAGCTGGAAGTGGCGGCGGAGCTGGAAGTGGCGCTGGAGGTGGCGCTGGAGGATACGGAGGATCTGGCGCTGGGGGTGGCGCTGGAGGATACGGAGGATCTGGCGCTGGAGGTGGCGCTGGAGGATACGGAGGATCTGGCGCTGGAGGTGGCGCCGGGAGTCATGCGG GATCGAGTGGAGTAGTAAAAACTGGTGGATACGGAGGCGCAGGCGGCGGAGCTGGAAGTGGTGGTTACGGTGGTTCAGGTGCCGGAGGTGGTGCTGGCGGACGCGGTAGTGGAGCTGGAGGACATG GTGGTGCAGGTGCCGGTGGTGGAGCTGGAGGATATGGTGGTGCAGGCGCCGGTGGTGGAGCTGGAGGTTATGGTGGTCTAGGCGGTGGTGCTGGTGCTGGTGGACACGGTGGAGCAGGTGCCGGAGGTGGAGCTGGCGGATTTGGTGGAGCTGGTGCTGGAGGTGGAGCTAGTGGACACGGCGGCGCAGGTGCCGGTGGTGGAGCTGGAGGATATGGTGGCGCAGGCGCCGGTGGCGGAGCTGGCGGATACGGTGGATCAGGCGCCGGTGGCGGAGCTGGCGGATACGGTGGATCAGGTGCCGGAGGTGGAGCTGGTGGATATGGTAGCGCAGGTGGCAAAGGTGGAGCTGGTGGCTATGGTGGAGCAGGTGGTCTAGGCGGACCCGGTGGTTTTGGTGGTTACAAGGGAGCAGGCGCCACTTCCAGTGCCAGCGCAAACGCCAACGCCAACGCCAACGCGAATGCTTTTGCAGCTGCGAGTGCCAGCGCTAATGCACATGCTCTTGCTAATTCAAATGCGCATGCATCCGCTACTGCGAATGCAAACGCTGGTGCCGGTCTCGGAGGAGGATACGGCGGTTACGATGGTTACGGTGGTCCCGGTGGTCCCGATGGACATGGAGTCGA TCTTTTTTCCCGTCTTGGCGATATCAAGGAAGGAGTGAATAAGAGCGGAGGCGTGGATAAAGCCAAAGGTGTCTACAGCAGTAGCGCAGCCAACATCGATTCTACTGGAAAGGGATCGTACAAAGTATCGGCTGGAAAAATAGTCTAA